In Odocoileus virginianus isolate 20LAN1187 ecotype Illinois chromosome 23, Ovbor_1.2, whole genome shotgun sequence, one DNA window encodes the following:
- the EMP1 gene encoding epithelial membrane protein 1, translated as MLVLLASIFVVHIATVIMLFVSTIANVWVVSDSGEESVGLWKNCTIGGCADLSYAGEDALKAVQAFTILSIIFSVISLVVFVFQLFTMEKGNRFFLSGATMLVCWLCVMVGASIYTHHYANSSKNQYVESHHGYSFILTWICFCFSFIIGILYLVLRKK; from the exons ATGTTGGTGTTACTGGCGAGTATCTTTGTGGTCCACATTGCCACCGTCATCATGTTATTTGTTTCTACCATTGCCAAC GTCTGGGTGGTGTCAGATTCCGGAGAGGAATCAGTAGGTCTCTGGAAAAACTGTACCATTGGTGGCTGTGCTGACCTTTCCTACGCGGGTGAAG ATGCCCTCAAGGCCGTGCAGGCCTTCACGATCCTGTCTATCATATTCTCCGTCATCTCCCTTGTGGTCTTCGTGTTCCAGCTCTTCACCATGGAGAAAGGCAACCGCTTCTTCCTCTCCGGGGCCACCATGCTGGTGTGCT GGCTGTGTGTCATGGTGGGGGCCTCCATCTACACTCATCACTATGCCAACAGCTCTAAAAACCAGTATGTGGAGAGTCACCACGGCTATTCCTTCATCCTGACCTGgatctgcttctgcttcagcttcatcatcggCATCCTTTATCTGGTCCTGAGAAAGAAATAA